One Aegilops tauschii subsp. strangulata cultivar AL8/78 chromosome 7, Aet v6.0, whole genome shotgun sequence genomic window carries:
- the LOC120969046 gene encoding putative cyclin-dependent kinase F-2 — MAISMLSATPPRGQAGTLWYMAPERLLGKPDYDELVDAWSLGCVMAELLAGEPLFRGHSATDQLLRIFRVLGGTCMASTPLAAAGQKLLTRRGGSRLRELFPEERLSRDGSEVLEGLLTWDPGERRSNAHGLLAPPTSRLQPHRMRARPPFYLITWECISVQRCFIL; from the exons ATGGCCATTTCCATGTTGAGCGCGACGCCGCCGCGCGGCCAGGCCGGCACGCTCTGGTACATGGCTCCCGAGAGACTCCTGGGGAAGCCGGACTACGACGAGCTCGTGGACGCCTGGTCGCTCGGCTGCGTCATGGCGGAGCTGCTCGCCGGCGAGCCATTGTTCCGTGGCCACAGCGCGACCGACCAGCTCCTGAGAATCTTCCGCGTGCTCGGCGGCACGTGTATGGCATCcacgccgctcgccgccgcggGGCAGAAGCTGCTGACCCGCCGAGGCGGCAGCCGGCTTCGTGAGCTGTTCCCCGAGGAGCGCCTGTCGCGCGACGGGTCCGAGGTTTTAGAGGGGCTCCTCACGTGGGACCCCGGCGAGC GGCGCTCCAATGCCCATGGTTTGCTGGCACCGCCGACGTCCCGGCTTCAGCCGCACAGGATGCGTGCTCGACCACCATTCTACCTCATCACTTGGGAGTGCATTTCCGTACAAAGATGCTTTATTTTGTAA